TGTGTGCCGTAAAATAAGAAAGAACCCGCTTTTAGCGGGTTCTTTCTTATTTTACAAGCTCTAATTTTGGATTTGGCCGCAATTGCCGGCCAAACTTGGCACATTCTTCGTTGTTGACCATGACAATATCGGCAGTAAAATTAATGTTTTCTTTTTCGAAAAGGCTGCTGCCGACAGCATAGACATCGACAGGAGTACTTTCTCGTTCAAATTGTTGAATTCGTTCGGAATTAAAACCGCCTGACACTACTATCTTTACGTGTGAGAAGCCTTCATCATCTAAAGCGCGACGTACGTTGCGCACTAATTGAGGGCAAACTCCGGTGGGCTTGAAGGTGCTCATATAGGGAATAACTGAGGCGTCAACAAGGGCATCTGATGTATCCAAGCGTACCCCCCAAAGCGAATCACCTAAAGCGCGGGCTATGGTTAAGCTGGTTTCCACACAGTTGTTGTCGAAATCAACAAGAGCCACGCGATTGACTTGCGGATCAATATATTTATGGAAGGCATTTGTTGCGCGTAAGGTATCGCCGCCATACGTGGCAATTAAGGCGTGGGGAATGGTGCCAATGGCATCGTCATAACCATATTGCGCGTTGGCAATGGTGGAAACGCCTTGGGCGCCGCCGATATAAGCGGCATAGCCGTCTATTTCTTGCACGCTGTAATGATCGAAACGGGACGGGAAAAAGAGAACGGGTTTGTTATTGGCGACTCGGACTACTTCATGAACATGGGTGGCAATTTTGCTCTGACGTGCCAACACACCAAGGTAAACGGTTTCTAGATGTGAAAAATCTGCCAAATCACCTTCGATAGTCAGTGCGGTTTCCCAAGGAGACAACTCGTCACCGTCGTGTAGTGCATGTAGCACCAGGGATTCTGGATGGTAAGCACAGCGCTGAATGATGGCTAACGCTTCGTCAATGCCACATAAAATTGCATTTTTGCGTTGGAAAATTTGCATCATAACGCGGGGATGATATCCGTCTTTTCGCAGGATGTCACTGGTTTTAATAAAATATGTATCACTGAAGTAACCGTTGCGGATCTTTTCTACCGGAATGTCAAAGCATTCGGGAGATCGGCGTTGTGTCATTCCTAAGCCTCCTAGCTTACCCTTTACAAATTTTACAGGGGAACAGCGGTCGCGATTGCGTACGCCAAGATCAACCTGGCTGACTGCTCCTTAACATACAATAAATATGATACAATAAACATAAATGTTTTGGCAATCCTCTATTCTTAGAGTAAACTGCTACAATCTATGATTTAGTTGCAGTGGTGTTAATCGAAGTTCTTTAAAGGAGGAACTGTTTTATTATGGCGTATAATTTGCGTTCTTTGTCTATTGTATCGCTGACGGATGCGAAACGGCAATTAGAACAGATTGGCTGCGACCCGATCGGTGTCGCCTTGATGACGGATAAGATGCTTTTGCCAGTGTTGAAGCTGGAGGGGTTGTCTACGAAAGCGGCTAATTTGTTGAAACAGACTTTTTTGGCGAAAGGCGGCGACGTGGCTGTTTCCAGAGGAACTGCCGACTTGTCGGAGGAGTGCACCGATGTGTTAGTGTTTGCTACGGTTAAACAGTACCGCCTGGCGCTAGCGCAGTTGAAACAACAGCCGTGGGGGTTGCCGCGTGTAGCTGCGGCTATGGAACAGGCTTTGAAAGCGTATCTACAACCGACCTGCCGGCGCGAATATGCATGGCAAGATGGAAAACGCTTAGTATTGGAAAATAGGACCCTTGTAATGGGGATTTTGAATGTAACGCCGGATTCTTTTTCCGACGGAGGGCGATATTTTTCAGCGGCAGCGGCAGTAGAGCAGGCGCAACGGCTAGTGGAGGAAGGGGCCGATATCATTGATCTGGGGGCGGAATCAACCAGGCCTTATGGAGGAAATCAGGAGGTATCCGCCGAAATAGAGTTAAGTCGCATGATGCCGGTACTAGAACGTTTGATTAAGCAGATTTCTGTGCCAATATCCATTGATACGTACAAATCGGAAGTAGCGGAGGCTTCTTTGCAGGCTGGGGCCCATATTATTAATGATGTCTGGGGCTTGCAAAGAGATAGTGCCATGGCCTCCGTAGCAGCTCGTTATGATGTGCCTGTGGTAGTTATGCACAATCAAAAAGAAGCGGTTTATGATGGAGACATAATGGGGAACATTTGCGGCTTTTTACGTAACAGTCTTGAGCTGGCAGTAGCGGCCGGAGTTAAAGAGGAAAATGTTTGGGTTGATCCAGGAATAGGCTTTGCCAAGACTTGTGAGCAAAATTTGGAGGTGATGTCTCGTCTTGGTGAATTGCAATCCTTGGGTTGTCCTGTTCTTCTTGGCACGTCACGTAAACGTTTTATCGGCGAAGTGCTGGGAGGATTGGCAGTGGATGACCGGGTTGAAGGGACGGCGGCTACGGTGGCTTGGGGCATTGCGCAAGGCATTCAAATTGTTCGCGTTCATGATGTGAAGGTCATGGCGAGAATATCAAAAATGATCCATGCGATGCAGAGGAAAGGGTGATAACTATGACAAAAATTACTTTAAAAAACATGATGGTGTATGGATTCCATGGAGTATTTGAATATGAGCGGGAGCAAGGACAGCGGTTTTATCTGGATGTTACTATGAATGTGGATGCTCCGGCGGCGGAAAAATCTGATGAAGTGGGGGCTACCGTGGATTATACTTCGGTATATGCGTTAGTACGCCGCGAAGTGGAACAGAAGCGATTTTTACTGTTAGAGGCGTTAGGATCCCATCTTGCAGAATTGCTATTGAATGAGTGGATCACTATTAATGAAGTGATTGTGGCGATTCGCAAGCCGTCAGTACCTTTGCCAGGGCAAATCGACTATGTGGAAGTAGAAGTATCAAGAAGGCGGTGAGTTCTTGATTCTGTTGTCCATCGGCTCCAATCAGGGAGACCGGTTGGCCTTGCTTGCGCAAGCGGCAGGGCTTTTGGCCGAAAAAGGAATAAAAATTCTTGGAGCGTCTGCGGTATATGAGACAGACCCGTTTGGTTTTCTTGAGCAACCGCCATTTCTAAATGCTGTGTTAGAGGTGGAAACAACAGAAGCACCAGAACAATTACTGGCTTCTTGCTTGGCCGTGGAAACGGCACTTGGTCGTAAGCGACTGGTGCGGTGGGGACCGCGGACGTTGGATTTAGATATTTTGTATATTTCCGGCGTGCATTGCAGTGATGAGTATTTGAAATTGCCGCATCCAGGCCTGTTTCAAAGAGCTTTTGTATTGGTGCCGTTATGGGAACTTTTGAAAGAAAGGCTACCAGAAGATCTTGCGATGGTGCCGGAACGCTTGGCAGAATTACAGGCGGATGTACAAGGTGTGCGCTGGTATGCACCGTTTCCTTTGCCGCAGACAAGAACGGAATAAAGGCAGATACTATGTAGGTGTGGATGGCAAGTACTATTTATGTCTTTACGAAGAAACCATTCGTTTTGAGTGGTTTCTTTTTTCATTCCCTTGACCATGTGGGGAAATGCGGCTTATAATAAAGGTCAATTGAGCGACCCCTTTGGCCGCAGAGGAGGGGATTTATGTGGAAGATGCTTGGTATCTCGCTCTTTTACAAACGGCACCTTCGTGGCGGGAACGTGTAGTTGTTAAATTGATGGCCCAGAATGGTCGCGCTCGGCAAGCATGGCAAGCAAGCAAGCGCGATTTACTTTTGTCAGGCCTCTTGGCGGCGGAGGATGCGGAAGCGTTCTGCCGTTTTCGCGAGAAAATAGATGCAGAAACCGTCTTTCAGGGCTGGGAAAAGCAGGGGATTTCTTGCTTGACGTTGGCTTCACCAGCGTATCCTGTACTATTGCGGCAAATTCATCATCCGCCTCGAATTCTTTTTATAAAGGGGAGTCTGGCGCAGTTGCCGGAACGGCTTGTGGCGGTAGTTGGAAGTCGTAAAGCATCGCCTTATGGAAAAAATGTGGCGGAACGGCTGGGCGAGGACTTGGCGGCGGCAGGCATTGCGGTTGTCAGTGGTGCGGCGCGTGGTATTGACTCGGCGGTGCATCGGGGCTGTTTACAGCAAAACGGCGTGACAATTGCAGTTTTAGGCTGTGGTATCGATGTAGTGTATCCGCCGGAAAACCGTGAACTTCTGCAGCAAATTGCCGCGACAGGCGGTTGTGTTATGAGCGAGTACGCTCCAGGAACGCAGCCTAGGCCTCAGTTTTTTCCGGCGCGCAACCGTATTATTGCCGGATTGGCACAAGCGACCATTGTCGTGGAAGCCAATGAAAAGAGCGGGGCTCTGATTACTGCGGATATGGCGTTAGAAGAAGGGCGGGAGGTTCTGGCGGTGCCGGGGAGTATTTTTTCACCTGGCAGCAAGGGACCGCATCATTTATTGCAGCAGGGCGCAGCGTTAGTAGAAAACGGCGTCGATGTACTGCAGGCTTGCGGTTGGGATGACGCAGGCGCTAAGGCTGTCTTGCAGGGAACGCTTTTGGATAATGAAGAGGAAAAAAAGGTTTGGAATTTGCTTTCCTCCGGTAATTTGCGGCATATTGACGAATTAGCTGCAACAGGCGAGTTGGAGTGGACGCAGTTGCAATATACATTGCTTTGTCTGGAACTAAAAGGACTGGTTCGAAAAGAAGGCCATCGATATGGTCGAACTGCCAAGGAGGTAATTTGGTGAAAAAAACGTTGGTGGTAGTGGAATCGCCAGCCAAAGCGAAAACAATTGAAAAATTTTTGGGCAAAAAATATACAGTAAAGGCTTCTATGGGGCATTTGCGGGATTTGCCCAAAAGTCAATTTGGCATTGATGTGGAACAAGATTTTGAACCAAGATACATCAATATACGAGGTAAGGGCGATATTATCAAAGAATTGAAAAATGCCGCCAAGCAAGCGGACGCTATTTATCTCGCCTCTGATATGGATCGGGAAGGAGAGGCTATTGCCTGGCATCTGGCACAGTTGCTAAAGGTGCCTGTAGACTCTCCTTGCCGCATCGAATTCAACGAAATTACGAAACCTGCGATTCAGCAGGCCTTAAAAAACCCGCGTTCTATCTTTTTGCCTCGGGTGGACGCGCAGCAAACCCGACGGCTCTTAGACCGCATGGTGGGCTATAAGTTGAGTCCTCTACTATGGCGAAAGGTTCGTAAAGGCTTGAGTGCTGGACGGGTTCAGTCTGTGACGGTAAACTTGATTTGCGAACGGGAAC
This genomic window from uncultured Anaeromusa sp. contains:
- the folK gene encoding 2-amino-4-hydroxy-6-hydroxymethyldihydropteridine diphosphokinase codes for the protein MILLSIGSNQGDRLALLAQAAGLLAEKGIKILGASAVYETDPFGFLEQPPFLNAVLEVETTEAPEQLLASCLAVETALGRKRLVRWGPRTLDLDILYISGVHCSDEYLKLPHPGLFQRAFVLVPLWELLKERLPEDLAMVPERLAELQADVQGVRWYAPFPLPQTRTE
- the dprA gene encoding DNA-processing protein DprA, which codes for MEDAWYLALLQTAPSWRERVVVKLMAQNGRARQAWQASKRDLLLSGLLAAEDAEAFCRFREKIDAETVFQGWEKQGISCLTLASPAYPVLLRQIHHPPRILFIKGSLAQLPERLVAVVGSRKASPYGKNVAERLGEDLAAAGIAVVSGAARGIDSAVHRGCLQQNGVTIAVLGCGIDVVYPPENRELLQQIAATGGCVMSEYAPGTQPRPQFFPARNRIIAGLAQATIVVEANEKSGALITADMALEEGREVLAVPGSIFSPGSKGPHHLLQQGAALVENGVDVLQACGWDDAGAKAVLQGTLLDNEEEKKVWNLLSSGNLRHIDELAATGELEWTQLQYTLLCLELKGLVRKEGHRYGRTAKEVIW
- the folP gene encoding dihydropteroate synthase; the protein is MAYNLRSLSIVSLTDAKRQLEQIGCDPIGVALMTDKMLLPVLKLEGLSTKAANLLKQTFLAKGGDVAVSRGTADLSEECTDVLVFATVKQYRLALAQLKQQPWGLPRVAAAMEQALKAYLQPTCRREYAWQDGKRLVLENRTLVMGILNVTPDSFSDGGRYFSAAAAVEQAQRLVEEGADIIDLGAESTRPYGGNQEVSAEIELSRMMPVLERLIKQISVPISIDTYKSEVAEASLQAGAHIINDVWGLQRDSAMASVAARYDVPVVVMHNQKEAVYDGDIMGNICGFLRNSLELAVAAGVKEENVWVDPGIGFAKTCEQNLEVMSRLGELQSLGCPVLLGTSRKRFIGEVLGGLAVDDRVEGTAATVAWGIAQGIQIVRVHDVKVMARISKMIHAMQRKG
- a CDS encoding nicotinate phosphoribosyltransferase gives rise to the protein MTQRRSPECFDIPVEKIRNGYFSDTYFIKTSDILRKDGYHPRVMMQIFQRKNAILCGIDEALAIIQRCAYHPESLVLHALHDGDELSPWETALTIEGDLADFSHLETVYLGVLARQSKIATHVHEVVRVANNKPVLFFPSRFDHYSVQEIDGYAAYIGGAQGVSTIANAQYGYDDAIGTIPHALIATYGGDTLRATNAFHKYIDPQVNRVALVDFDNNCVETSLTIARALGDSLWGVRLDTSDALVDASVIPYMSTFKPTGVCPQLVRNVRRALDDEGFSHVKIVVSGGFNSERIQQFERESTPVDVYAVGSSLFEKENINFTADIVMVNNEECAKFGRQLRPNPKLELVK
- the folB gene encoding dihydroneopterin aldolase, which codes for MTKITLKNMMVYGFHGVFEYEREQGQRFYLDVTMNVDAPAAEKSDEVGATVDYTSVYALVRREVEQKRFLLLEALGSHLAELLLNEWITINEVIVAIRKPSVPLPGQIDYVEVEVSRRR